CCACCGTCACTGGTTTACagcatattaaaatgtaaacatgctcaTCAGCATGGCATAAAAAATgatatgtttttctctttgtcagacTGGAGAGCTGAGTCTGACCTCCAGCACACAGGCTGTGGAGATCAGTGATGTCTTTTCTCAGGACCGCTTTAAACGACTCTCTCATCATTCATCCTCCAGGCTTCTATATCATTGGATTTCAGACATTTCCCTTCATCAGCGTCTACATCATCTTTCTAGCATTTGTCTATGTGGTGACTGTACTGTTCAACAGTTTCTTGATCTGTATGATTGCTTTTAATCCATGTTTACACACTCCAAAGTTTCTGGCTGTTATCAACCTCGCAGTGATTGATGTGATCTTAAACACGAGCGTTATTCCAGGCATGATTAAGACGTTCCTCTTGAAGGATAACTTTGTTCCATTCAACCTGTGTTTGGTTCAAATGTGTGTCTACTACGCTGCTTTACCTCTGGAGTCATATGCACTGGCTATACTTGCCTATGACAGGTTGATCGTGATATGTTTCCCTCTGCGTCACAACTCATTCAACACATTACGGATCATGAGCTGCATGGTCAGTCTGTCTTGGCTTTATGTTCTCTCATTAGATATATTTGCGACAAGTATAATGACTCGACTGTCTTTTTGTGACTCTGTCAGGGTGTTCAGCTATTTCTGCGACTATGCGCCTGTGTTCAGACTGGCCTGTAATGATTTCACAATGCAGTGGACTGTTGCTTCCAC
This sequence is a window from Acanthopagrus latus isolate v.2019 chromosome 13, fAcaLat1.1, whole genome shotgun sequence. Protein-coding genes within it:
- the LOC119031448 gene encoding olfactory receptor 2AT4-like; this translates as MSFLRTALNDSLIIHPPGFYIIGFQTFPFISVYIIFLAFVYVVTVLFNSFLICMIAFNPCLHTPKFLAVINLAVIDVILNTSVIPGMIKTFLLKDNFVPFNLCLVQMCVYYAALPLESYALAILAYDRLIVICFPLRHNSFNTLRIMSCMVSLSWLYVLSLDIFATSIMTRLSFCDSVRVFSYFCDYAPVFRLACNDFTMQWTVASTASIVNLMVPFTFILLSYFSILVAVFRMKSVSSGIKALTTCIEHLILVAVFYIPIFSIFLIGLYGGTVDPDQRVLSLSLASCLPPCINPIIYSLKTKEIKTRALALVRKNKIGT